The genomic window TAAAAACCTCTTCCCACTCAATGCCTGAACGACCAGGAAGATTGATATCAAGAACAATTAAATCGAAATGCTGATTGCTACGCAGAATTTCGGCCTCTTCGACGGAGCCTGCACACGACACTTTACCAAAGTACTTACCTAGCGCTTTTTTGAGAATCGCCTGCATACCGATCTCATCGTCCACAACCAAGACGGAAAATGCTTGATATTGAGTCAATGTATTTGAATTGAGATTTGACACATTTGAACGAGATAAAGACATAATGAACAGCCAGTAGGAAAAGTTGGGACAGAGTGTACCAATTAACCCCATGTGCAACATACTCAGTGTGCGACATTTTGTCCTAGCTCATGTTTTGATTCATTTTATCAAGATAAATGGCGTACTTTTATCCGAAATAACAGTAATTAAATAGAATTTGATTCACTATTTATTGGCACTAACTTTGCTTGTTAAGTAATGATTTCTAATTACAAAATTAGCATCTTGTGTGCATGCTCTTCTTCGGCCCTGTAAAGCTGAGCGCATGTCATTCATTTATAACAGAATGGACAGAATAAAAATGAAAGCAATTCCTCTAGCTATTGCAGCCCTATCTATCGTCAGTTACACAGCAAGCAGCGCTGAAGACACCACACATATCAAGCTGGCTACCACGACAAGCACCTACAACTCTGGACTACTGGATTACCTATTACCAAAGTTTGAAAAAGATACGGGCATCAAAGTCGGTGTTATCGCTGCCGGTACGGGGAAATCACTTCGTATGGGTGAGAATGGTGATGTTGATTTGGTGATGACACACGCTCCAAAGGCTGAAGCGGATTTCGTTGAAAAAGGCTACGGTGTTCTGCCTCGTAAACTTATGTATAACGATTTTGTGGTTGTTGGACCAAAGAGTGACCCTGCGAAAATTGCGTCTCAAAAAAATGTCATCGATGTTTTCAAGGTAATCGCAAACAGCAACGTGACATTCTTGTCTCGAGGTGACGATTCAGGTACCAACAAGAAAGAGATGGGCATTTGGGCACAAACCAAAATGGAGCCTAACTTTGGTGGCTATCGTAGTGTTGGTCAAGGCATGGGACCGACGCTGAACATGACCTCTGAGATGCAAGGTTACACGCTCACGGATCGTGGTACTTGGTTGGCTTATCAAAACAAACTGGATCTAAAAATCCTTTTTCAAGGCGATAAAAATCTATTCAACCCTTACCAAGTGATCCTGGTTAACCCTAAACGCTACCCAACCACCCACTATAACGCAGCAAAAGTATTCAGTGACTGGCTTGTTAACCCTAAAGGGCAGAAGCTGATCAACGATTTTAAACTGCAAGGTCAGCAGTTGTTTGTTGCAAACGCAGAATAATTAATACAGCATTATTACCAATGGAATTGAATTAAGACGATCCTTTGTCTCACAATAGCTGACCAATGATGCCTCGCACGAATTGCGTCAGCTATGATTACGTCATTAACACATTCAGACTGATTGTCGACCGAAATGAGAGCTTCCATGTCCTTATGGCAAACAACGCTTGATGCATTAAATTTATTGGTGAGTTTCGATAACGAATTGTGGAAAATCGTTGCGGTATCTTTTAGTGTCTCTTTATCCGCCATTTCCTTGGTCATTGTCCCTGCAATCATCATATCCTTCCTCTTAGCCTATACCGAGTTTCCAGGAAAATGGTCACTGTTGTCGATAATTAACACCCTCCAAGCCATCCCCACCGTGGTGATCGGTTTACTGTTGTACATGATGTTGTCGCGTTCTGGCCCCTTGGGTGACTGGCAATTGCTGTTCACACAAAAAGCGATGATACTTGGCCAAATGCTGATCTGCTTCCCGGTGCTGGTTGCAATGATGCATGGCGCGTTACAAGCCAGTGACCGTCGTGCTGTTGAAACCGCTCGTACACTCGGCGTTTCAACCACTCGAGTGGCATGCACGTTAATTTGGGAAACACGCTTTCCTTTAATGGCAGCCGCCATTGCCGCATTTTCTCGCATCGTAACGGAAGTGGGATGTTCAATGATGGTTGGTGGCAATATCATGGGGATGACAAGAAATATCCCAACAGCGATTGCAATGGAAAGCCATAAGGGGGCCTTCGCTCAAGGCGTTGCACTGGGTATGGTCCTACTTGCCTTGGCATTAGCGCTAAACTTTTTTCTCTCTAGTGTGAGAGGAAAAGGCTATTTAAGAACTTAGGAGTGCTGTCATGAGTATAAAAATAACAACACAGCAAATCTCAATGCGCTTTAAGGAGCGTGTTTTATTCCATATACCTGAATTATCAATTGGTCCTAACGATGCCATTTATCTTAAAGGTGATAATGGTGTCGGAAAAACGACCCTACTTAAAATTTTGTCCGGTTTAATCCAGCCAAGTTCTGGACAGATTCAATCTCCAACCCAAAGCTGGCACCAGCTCTTATTCCCAAGGTCAAAATTTAAAGACATCATCTATTTGCACCAAACGCCGTATCTTTTTGATGGTTCGGTATACCAAAATGTTGCTTACGGCATTCGATTTCATAAAGGGAGCCAAAAAGATAAGCGCGCTCAAATAATTAGCGCGTTGAGAATGGTCGCTTTAGAAACCTTAGCGGATGAGCATATTTCTGTCCTCTCAGGGGGGGAACGCCAGCGCGTTGCAATGGCTCGGGCTTGGATTTTAAAGCCCTCAATTTTGCTCATGGATGAACCGAGCGCCTCTTTAGATAAAGAATCTATTGAAAGATTAGTCATTATGGCTGAAGATCTCCTTTTACGAGGCGCAAGCTTGGTCATCACAAGCCATCAAGCCAATGCGTTAACCGATTTATGTAGGAAGCAATGGTGGATCAAAGACAACACTTTGACTGAATCAACGCTTCTGAAAGTTATTCAAAAAAACAGTGCACAAGAGAACATTTATGTTGCTTCCAGCGCAAACTAGTTGGGTTATTTTGGCCGGCGGACAAGCCAGCCGTATGGGTGGAAAAGATAAAGGACTCGTTGAACTTAACGGGTCGCCGCTTATTCAATATGTTATCGACCAGCTGTCACGACAAGATGTCAGCATCACCATCAATGCAAACCGTAACTTAGACCGTTACCAAACCTTTGCGCCTGTTGTGTCTGATTCCTTCCCGGATTACCCGGGGCCATTAGGGGGGATTCATGCCGGTCTTAAAAACGCGACGACAGATTGGGTCGGGTTTGTACCTTGCGATAGTCCGCAAATTAATAGCGACCTTGTGACACGTTTTTGTGCAGCAGTGAAAGAGAACAGTGACATTCTTGTCGCTCATGATGGCGAATTTAAGCAACCGGTATTCACCCTATTCCACAAGCGTGTCCTACCAAAGTTAGAAGCATTTTTGGAACGTGGTGATCGTAAAATCATCCTACTGTACAAAGACTGCGTGACTGAGTACGTCGACTTTAGTGACTCGCCAGATTGCTTTGTCAATCTCAATACGCCAGAAGAACTCACCCAATTCGGAACCCTTCGATAATGAAAGATTCTAAACAACGCCCTAACCTTCCTCTATTGGGCTTTGCTGCTTATAGTGGTACAGGTAAAACAACGGTACTTGAAGCTCTGCTGCCGTTATTGACTGAATCGGGTTTAAAAGTAGGTGTGTTAAAACATGCTCACCACGATTTTGATGTCGATAAGCCGGGTAAAGACAGTTACCGTTTACGTAAAGCGGGCGCGAACCAAATGTTGATTGCATCTCGTAACCGTCACGTGATGATGACAGAAACGCCAGAGGCGGAAGCAAATTTTGATTACTTGCTGACTCGCTTTGATATCAACACGCTTGATCTGATTTTGGTGGAAGGCTGTAAGAACATCGCTTTCCCAAAAATCGAACTGCATCGAGATGAAGTGGGCAAACCTTGGTTGTACCCGAACGATGACAACATTATTGCTATCGCGGCAAACAGCCAAGTTGAATCCGATCTACCACAAATGGCGATCAACGACTTAGAAGCGATTCGTGATTTCATCATCGATTACGCGCAGTCCTTTGACCTTTCATCTACAACAGGCAAAGCCGTGTCATGCTCATCTTCAAAAGACGCAGCGCCCACAGTGTGTTGTGATTCGTTCTCTCCTGCTGGTCTAACCGTTTCTCAAGGCCAACAAAAGATTGTTGATAGTATTGACGCACTCGATCTCACTGAGAGTGTTGAATTGTTGCAGGGCTATGGCCGCGTATTGGCGGAAGATGTCATCTCACCAATCAATGTTCCTCAAAATACCAACTCTGCGATGGATGGCTATGCGATCCGTAGTCAAGATCTAGAATTGGACAGCTACAACATCGTTGCGGAAGTCATGGCCGGTCACTGCTACCAGCAAACCGTTCAACAAGGTCAAGCGGTTAAGATCATGACGGGCGCACCAATGCCAGAAGGTGTTGATGTTGTCGTGATGCGCGAACAAGCCGTTCAAGATGGCGACACCGTTCGCTTTCCTGACGCTAAGATCTCGGTTGGACAAAATGTCCGTATGGCCGGTGAAGATTTA from Vibrio artabrorum includes these protein-coding regions:
- a CDS encoding ABC transporter ATP-binding protein; the encoded protein is MSIKITTQQISMRFKERVLFHIPELSIGPNDAIYLKGDNGVGKTTLLKILSGLIQPSSGQIQSPTQSWHQLLFPRSKFKDIIYLHQTPYLFDGSVYQNVAYGIRFHKGSQKDKRAQIISALRMVALETLADEHISVLSGGERQRVAMARAWILKPSILLMDEPSASLDKESIERLVIMAEDLLLRGASLVITSHQANALTDLCRKQWWIKDNTLTESTLLKVIQKNSAQENIYVASSAN
- a CDS encoding substrate-binding domain-containing protein gives rise to the protein MKAIPLAIAALSIVSYTASSAEDTTHIKLATTTSTYNSGLLDYLLPKFEKDTGIKVGVIAAGTGKSLRMGENGDVDLVMTHAPKAEADFVEKGYGVLPRKLMYNDFVVVGPKSDPAKIASQKNVIDVFKVIANSNVTFLSRGDDSGTNKKEMGIWAQTKMEPNFGGYRSVGQGMGPTLNMTSEMQGYTLTDRGTWLAYQNKLDLKILFQGDKNLFNPYQVILVNPKRYPTTHYNAAKVFSDWLVNPKGQKLINDFKLQGQQLFVANAE
- the mobA gene encoding molybdenum cofactor guanylyltransferase MobA, whose product is MLLPAQTSWVILAGGQASRMGGKDKGLVELNGSPLIQYVIDQLSRQDVSITINANRNLDRYQTFAPVVSDSFPDYPGPLGGIHAGLKNATTDWVGFVPCDSPQINSDLVTRFCAAVKENSDILVAHDGEFKQPVFTLFHKRVLPKLEAFLERGDRKIILLYKDCVTEYVDFSDSPDCFVNLNTPEELTQFGTLR
- a CDS encoding ABC transporter permease → MSLWQTTLDALNLLVSFDNELWKIVAVSFSVSLSAISLVIVPAIIISFLLAYTEFPGKWSLLSIINTLQAIPTVVIGLLLYMMLSRSGPLGDWQLLFTQKAMILGQMLICFPVLVAMMHGALQASDRRAVETARTLGVSTTRVACTLIWETRFPLMAAAIAAFSRIVTEVGCSMMVGGNIMGMTRNIPTAIAMESHKGAFAQGVALGMVLLALALALNFFLSSVRGKGYLRT
- a CDS encoding bifunctional molybdopterin-guanine dinucleotide biosynthesis adaptor protein MobB/molybdopterin molybdotransferase MoeA — encoded protein: MKDSKQRPNLPLLGFAAYSGTGKTTVLEALLPLLTESGLKVGVLKHAHHDFDVDKPGKDSYRLRKAGANQMLIASRNRHVMMTETPEAEANFDYLLTRFDINTLDLILVEGCKNIAFPKIELHRDEVGKPWLYPNDDNIIAIAANSQVESDLPQMAINDLEAIRDFIIDYAQSFDLSSTTGKAVSCSSSKDAAPTVCCDSFSPAGLTVSQGQQKIVDSIDALDLTESVELLQGYGRVLAEDVISPINVPQNTNSAMDGYAIRSQDLELDSYNIVAEVMAGHCYQQTVQQGQAVKIMTGAPMPEGVDVVVMREQAVQDGDTVRFPDAKISVGQNVRMAGEDLKIGQPVFTRGTRIEAPEMGMMASLGFGTCPVVRKVKVGVFSTGDEVQAPGSEQKPNSVYDSNRFTIIGMLQKLGCDIVDYGIIEDDEQKMIDVLHSASLETDMVLTSGGVSVGDADYIKLALDKLGEINFWRINMRPGRPLAYGKIEDKPFFGLPGNPVAVMVSFINFVEPAIRKLQGQTNWTPVKANAVATQQLRSRQGRTEFSRGVFSMNEFGVLEVKTTGKQGSGILRSMSEANCLIEISPAVDTVKVGETVTIIPLQGRV